One part of the Streptomyces nigra genome encodes these proteins:
- a CDS encoding YceD family protein, giving the protein MTARLDHRNPLVFDTHELGRRPGALQRQTRTVDAPKDLGIQKVVGVPEGAPVELDIRLESVMEGVLVTGTARARAEGECVRCLEPLQLDVEADFQEMFSYPDADDRGRVHHAEPGDDAEDDEDRLFLEDGLFDLEPVLRDAVVLALPMQPVCQEDCPGLCAECGVRLADDPDHHHDAVDIRWAALQGLADSLEPGDKDDKSGAEPGVDEKQEK; this is encoded by the coding sequence GTGACAGCCCGCCTCGACCACCGCAACCCCCTCGTGTTCGACACACACGAGCTGGGCCGGCGGCCCGGTGCGCTGCAGCGCCAGACCCGCACGGTCGACGCCCCCAAGGACCTCGGTATCCAGAAGGTCGTCGGAGTGCCGGAAGGCGCCCCGGTGGAGCTCGACATCCGGCTCGAATCGGTCATGGAAGGTGTGCTTGTCACAGGCACCGCCCGTGCACGGGCCGAGGGGGAGTGCGTAAGGTGTCTGGAGCCGCTTCAGCTCGACGTGGAAGCGGACTTCCAGGAGATGTTCTCGTACCCTGACGCCGACGACCGGGGCCGCGTGCACCACGCGGAACCGGGCGACGACGCCGAGGACGACGAGGACAGGCTCTTCCTCGAGGACGGCCTGTTCGACCTCGAGCCTGTGCTGCGTGATGCGGTGGTGCTCGCACTGCCGATGCAGCCGGTGTGCCAGGAAGACTGCCCGGGACTGTGCGCCGAGTGCGGCGTACGTCTCGCTGACGACCCGGACCACCACCATGACGCCGTCGACATCCGTTGGGCGGCACTGCAGGGACTCGCCGATTCACTCGAACCCGGCGATAAGGACGACAAGAGCGGCGCCGAACCGGGCGTCGACGAGAAGCAGGAGAAGTAG
- the rpmF gene encoding 50S ribosomal protein L32, translating into MAVPKRKMSRSNTRHRRSQWKAAVPTLVACERCHEPKQQHIACPSCGTYNKRQVLEV; encoded by the coding sequence GTGGCTGTTCCGAAGCGGAAGATGTCGCGCAGCAACACGCGCCACCGCCGGTCGCAGTGGAAGGCTGCGGTCCCCACCCTGGTTGCGTGCGAGCGCTGCCACGAGCCCAAGCAGCAGCACATCGCGTGCCCGTCTTGCGGCACCTACAACAAGCGCCAGGTCCTCGAGGTCTGA
- the rnc gene encoding ribonuclease III, producing the protein MSTPKKNAADNQASSHTLLEGRLGYKLESALLVRALTHRSYAYENGGLPTNERLEFLGDSVLGLVVTDTLYRTHPDLPEGQLAKLRAAVVNSRALAEVGRGLDLGAFIRLGRGEEGTGGRDKASILADTLEAVIGAVYLDQGLDSAAELVHRLFDPLIEKSSNLGAGLDWKTSLQELTATEGLGVPEYLVTETGPDHEKTFTAAARVGGVSYGTGTGRSKKEAEQQAAESAWRSIKAAADERAKEEAAKAAEPDADADASASA; encoded by the coding sequence GTGTCCACGCCCAAGAAGAACGCAGCGGACAACCAGGCCTCGTCCCACACGCTGTTGGAAGGGCGGCTCGGGTACAAGCTCGAGTCCGCCCTTCTGGTGCGTGCGCTGACCCACCGCTCCTACGCGTACGAGAACGGCGGTCTGCCCACCAACGAGCGGCTGGAGTTCCTCGGGGACTCCGTGCTCGGCCTGGTGGTCACGGACACGCTGTACCGCACCCACCCCGACCTGCCCGAGGGCCAACTGGCCAAACTGCGGGCCGCGGTGGTCAACTCGCGTGCGCTGGCGGAGGTCGGCCGTGGGCTCGACCTGGGCGCCTTCATCCGGCTCGGCCGCGGTGAAGAGGGCACAGGGGGCCGGGACAAGGCATCCATCCTCGCCGACACCCTGGAAGCGGTGATCGGCGCGGTCTATCTCGACCAGGGCCTGGACTCGGCGGCGGAGCTCGTGCACCGCCTGTTCGACCCCCTGATCGAGAAGTCCTCGAACCTCGGAGCCGGCCTGGACTGGAAGACCAGTCTCCAGGAGCTCACCGCGACCGAAGGACTCGGCGTCCCCGAGTACCTGGTCACGGAGACCGGCCCCGACCACGAGAAGACCTTCACTGCTGCCGCCCGCGTCGGAGGCGTCTCGTACGGCACCGGCACCGGCCGCAGCAAGAAGGAGGCGGAGCAGCAGGCCGCCGAGTCCGCGTGGCGGTCCATCAAGGCCGCGGCGGACGAGCGCGCCAAGGAGGAGGCGGCGAAGGCCGCCGAGCCCGACGCCGACGCCGACGCGTCGGCCTCCGCCTGA
- the mutM gene encoding bifunctional DNA-formamidopyrimidine glycosylase/DNA-(apurinic or apyrimidinic site) lyase, giving the protein MPELPEVEVVRRGLERWVAHRTVADAEVLHPRAVRRHVAGADDFAHRLKGHRVGVPSRRGKYLWLPLADTGQAVLAHLGMSGQLLVQPHTAPAEKHLRIRVRFADALGTELRFVDQRTFGGLSLHDTTADGLPDVIAHIARDPLDPLFDDEAFHQALRRKRTTVKRALLDQSLISGVGNIYADEALWRARLHYDRPTSSLTRPRTLELLGHARDVMNAALAVGGTSFDSLYVNVNGESGYFDRSLDAYGREGLPCKRCGTPMRRRPWMNRSSYFCPKCQRPPRVSS; this is encoded by the coding sequence ATGCCCGAGTTGCCCGAGGTCGAGGTCGTCCGGCGCGGCCTGGAGCGGTGGGTCGCCCATCGCACGGTCGCCGACGCCGAAGTGCTGCACCCGCGTGCCGTCCGCCGGCATGTCGCGGGCGCCGACGACTTCGCGCACCGCCTCAAGGGCCATCGCGTCGGTGTCCCCAGCCGGCGCGGCAAGTACCTGTGGCTGCCGCTCGCGGACACCGGCCAGGCGGTCCTGGCGCACCTCGGCATGAGCGGCCAGCTGCTGGTCCAGCCGCACACCGCCCCCGCGGAGAAGCATCTGCGCATCCGCGTGCGCTTCGCCGACGCCCTCGGCACCGAACTGCGCTTCGTCGACCAGCGCACCTTCGGCGGCCTGTCGTTGCACGACACGACCGCCGACGGCCTGCCCGACGTCATCGCGCACATCGCCCGCGACCCGCTGGACCCGCTCTTCGACGACGAGGCGTTCCACCAGGCGCTACGGCGTAAGCGGACCACCGTCAAACGGGCCCTGCTCGACCAGTCCCTGATCAGCGGGGTCGGCAACATCTACGCCGACGAGGCACTCTGGCGGGCCCGTCTGCACTACGACCGCCCGACGTCGAGCCTCACCCGCCCGCGCACCCTCGAACTCCTCGGCCACGCCCGGGACGTGATGAACGCGGCCCTCGCGGTGGGCGGCACCAGCTTCGACAGCCTCTACGTCAACGTCAACGGGGAGTCCGGTTACTTCGACCGCTCGCTGGACGCGTACGGGCGCGAGGGCCTGCCCTGCAAGCGCTGCGGTACGCCGATGCGGCGCCGGCCCTGGATGAACCGGTCCAGCTACTTCTGCCCGAAGTGTCAGAGGCCGCCGCGCGTCTCGTCGTAG
- a CDS encoding winged helix-turn-helix transcriptional regulator, which produces MESIQEQERDTEPGLPYDVFAKTCPSRGTLEHVTGRWGGLTLSALYDGSLRFNELRRRVDGVSEKMLSQTLHALERDGLVHREAQPTNPPRVDYELTELGRGVAERLLGLIQFLEGRMDDVLDARRSYDETRGGL; this is translated from the coding sequence ATGGAGAGCATCCAGGAGCAGGAGCGCGACACCGAGCCGGGCCTCCCGTACGACGTGTTCGCGAAGACCTGCCCGTCGCGGGGCACGCTGGAACACGTCACCGGGCGCTGGGGCGGGCTCACGCTGAGCGCCCTGTACGACGGCTCGCTGCGGTTCAACGAACTGCGCCGCAGGGTCGACGGCGTCAGCGAGAAGATGCTGTCCCAGACGCTGCACGCCCTGGAGCGCGACGGCCTGGTGCACCGGGAGGCGCAGCCGACGAACCCGCCGCGCGTGGACTACGAGCTGACCGAGCTGGGCCGCGGCGTGGCCGAGCGGCTGCTGGGCCTCATCCAGTTCCTGGAGGGGCGGATGGACGACGTGCTCGACGCACGCCGGAGCTACGACGAGACGCGCGGCGGCCTCTGA
- a CDS encoding MATE family efflux transporter → MRGPEVHVRARIRRGIRAGTWLALAVVGFIGTAVIVCSAWVVPLFTSDPEVRPQITGLLPWVLAVVVPDAAQAVVGFGLIGLKRTVPSFVTTAVCYGVLAAVAAPLATAGGLTALWAALALANFAQTAGKAYAFHRHSRSVGMGRNTSGPRSGKAVIP, encoded by the coding sequence GTGCGCGGCCCAGAAGTTCATGTCAGGGCGAGGATCCGGCGCGGCATCCGGGCGGGAACGTGGCTCGCACTGGCCGTCGTGGGGTTCATCGGCACAGCGGTGATCGTGTGCAGCGCGTGGGTCGTCCCGCTGTTCACCAGCGACCCCGAGGTACGTCCGCAGATCACCGGACTCCTGCCGTGGGTACTGGCCGTGGTCGTCCCCGACGCCGCGCAGGCCGTCGTCGGCTTCGGCCTCATCGGCCTCAAGCGCACGGTGCCGAGCTTCGTGACGACCGCCGTCTGCTACGGAGTTCTGGCCGCCGTCGCCGCACCGCTCGCCACAGCCGGCGGCCTCACCGCCCTCTGGGCAGCCCTGGCCCTCGCCAACTTCGCCCAGACGGCCGGAAAGGCGTACGCCTTCCACCGGCACAGCCGATCCGTCGGCATGGGCCGGAACACATCCGGCCCCCGATCCGGCAAGGCGGTCATTCCCTGA
- a CDS encoding CAP domain-containing protein — MGRHRRSAAGRAATGRAAGGTHTGGSYTYGDDPLNPQGDRPTMGIAPYLNPEAYAEAYAKSDAYLFATDEGYDRITATTTFPGDDLTTAFASEGFTPDSGTRLPGGSHRRRKKKGPAPVKTGLLGVSAAVALGTVAVATGVVPGIDNYQLGGGGTDRVQSAGTPTNAPNELGGTSGSAETQESGGATSRDVERPTSPAPSETSSAPTKTPSKKPSATPSEKPKDTPSRTATKTPQKPAKPPKAEERTSAPVTVSAEAAAAAEVLRLVNVERAQVGCTPLAANSALADLAQDFSEDMAQRGFFDHTDPSGASPWDRAAKAGVTDLGGENIARGQADAASVMEAWMNSPGHKANILNCDFKTLGVGVHMGPGGPWWTQDFGY, encoded by the coding sequence ATGGGACGCCACCGACGCTCCGCCGCCGGCCGCGCCGCCACGGGCCGCGCCGCGGGGGGCACACACACGGGCGGCTCGTACACGTACGGCGACGACCCGCTGAACCCGCAGGGCGACCGGCCCACCATGGGCATCGCTCCCTACCTGAACCCGGAGGCGTACGCCGAGGCCTACGCGAAGAGTGACGCCTACCTCTTCGCCACGGACGAGGGCTACGACCGGATCACCGCGACCACCACGTTCCCGGGCGACGACCTCACCACCGCCTTCGCCAGCGAGGGCTTCACGCCCGACAGCGGCACCCGGCTGCCGGGCGGCTCGCACCGGCGTCGCAAGAAGAAGGGCCCGGCCCCGGTGAAGACCGGTCTGCTCGGCGTCTCGGCCGCGGTGGCCCTGGGCACGGTCGCGGTCGCCACCGGTGTGGTGCCCGGCATCGACAACTACCAGCTGGGCGGCGGCGGCACCGACCGGGTGCAGTCCGCGGGCACCCCGACCAACGCGCCGAACGAGCTGGGCGGTACGTCGGGCAGCGCCGAGACCCAGGAGAGCGGCGGCGCGACGAGCCGCGACGTCGAGCGGCCCACGTCGCCGGCTCCGTCCGAGACCTCGTCGGCGCCGACGAAGACCCCGTCGAAGAAGCCCTCGGCCACGCCCAGCGAGAAGCCGAAGGACACGCCGTCGCGTACGGCCACGAAGACCCCGCAGAAGCCGGCGAAGCCCCCGAAGGCCGAGGAGCGCACCAGCGCCCCGGTGACGGTCTCCGCGGAGGCCGCCGCCGCGGCCGAGGTCCTCCGCCTCGTCAACGTGGAGCGTGCCCAGGTCGGCTGCACCCCGCTGGCCGCCAACAGCGCCCTGGCCGACCTGGCCCAGGACTTCAGCGAGGACATGGCCCAGCGCGGCTTCTTCGACCACACCGACCCGAGCGGCGCCTCCCCCTGGGACCGCGCGGCGAAGGCCGGCGTCACCGACCTCGGCGGCGAGAACATAGCCCGCGGCCAGGCGGACGCGGCCTCGGTCATGGAAGCCTGGATGAACAGCCCCGGCCACAAGGCCAACATCCTGAACTGCGACTTCAAGACCCTGGGAGTCGGCGTCCACATGGGCCCGGGCGGCCCTTGGTGGACGCAGGACTTCGGGTACTGA
- a CDS encoding acylphosphatase, with product MSEDVRLVAWVRGRVQGVGFRWFTRAKALEIGGLSGFALNLEDGRVQVVAEGPRKNCAGLLDWLQGADTPGRVDGVTEIWDTPRGGYDGFAIR from the coding sequence ATGAGTGAGGATGTGCGGTTGGTCGCCTGGGTGCGTGGACGGGTCCAAGGCGTGGGTTTCCGCTGGTTCACGCGGGCCAAGGCGCTCGAGATCGGCGGCCTGAGTGGTTTTGCTCTCAATTTGGAGGATGGTCGGGTCCAGGTGGTCGCCGAGGGCCCCCGGAAGAACTGCGCAGGACTGCTCGACTGGCTCCAGGGAGCCGACACGCCCGGGCGGGTGGACGGCGTCACCGAGATCTGGGACACACCCCGCGGCGGCTACGACGGCTTCGCCATCCGGTGA
- the smc gene encoding chromosome segregation protein SMC translates to MHLKALTLRGFKSFASATTLRFEPGITCVVGPNGSGKSNVVDALSWVMGEQGAKSLRGGKMEDVIFAGTTGRPPLGRAEVSLTIDNSDGALPIEYAEVTITRIMFRNGGSEYQINGDTCRLLDIQELLSDSGIGREMHVIVGQGQLDSVLHADPMGRRAFIEEAAGVLKHRKRKEKALRKLDAMQANLARVQDLTEELRRQLKPLGRQAAVARRAAVIQADLRDARLRLLADDLVRLREALNAEVADEAALKARKEAAEQELRKALQREALLEDEVRRLAPRLQRAQQTWYELSQLAERVRGTISLADARVKSATSAPPEERRGRDPEDMEREAARIREQEAELEAALEAAERALENTVEHRAELERELAVEERRLKDVARAIADRREGLARLNGQVNAARSRAASAQAEIDRLAAARDEAQERAVAAQEEYEALKAEVDGLDAGDAELGERHETAKRQLAEAEAALTAAREAATAAERRRAATQARHEALAMGLRRKDGTGALLGARDRLTGLLGPAAELLTVAPGHEVALAAAFGSAADAVAVTSPAAAAEAIRLLRKQDAGRASLLPAGAPAPDPTSGPAPAGRYAADLVTGPAELMPAVRRLLRAIVVVGTLEDAEDLVYAHPELTAVTAEGDLLGAHFAHGGSAGAPSLLEVQASVDEAAAELDELAVRCEELTEAQHAAAERRRECAALVEELGERRRAADREKSAVAQQLGRLAGQARGAAGEAERSAAAAARAQEALDKALQEVEELAERLAVAEEMPVEEEPDTSVRDRLAADGANARQTEMEARLQVRTHEERVKGLAGRADSLDRAARAEREARARAEQRRARLRHEAAVAEAVASGARQLLAHVEVSLGRAEQERAAAEAAKARREQELAAARTEGRDLKAELDNLTDSVHRGEVLGAEKRLRIEQLETKALEELGVEPAGLVSEYGPDQLVPPSLPAEGEQLPEDPDHPRNRPKPFVRAEQEKRLKSAERAYQQLGKVNPLALEEFAALEERHQFLSEQLEDLRKTRADLLQVVKEVDERVEQVFTEAYRDTAREFEGVFSRLFPGGEGRLVLTDPDNMLTTGVDVEARPPGKKVKRLSLLSGGERSLTAVALLVSIFKARPSPFYVMDEVEAALDDTNLQRLIRIMQELQEASQLIVITHQKRTMEVADALYGVSMQGDGVSKVISQRLR, encoded by the coding sequence GTGCACCTCAAGGCCCTGACCCTCCGAGGGTTCAAGTCGTTCGCCTCGGCGACCACGCTCCGGTTCGAGCCGGGGATCACGTGTGTCGTCGGACCGAACGGCTCGGGCAAGTCCAACGTCGTGGACGCGCTCAGCTGGGTCATGGGCGAGCAGGGCGCCAAGTCGCTGCGCGGCGGAAAGATGGAGGACGTCATCTTCGCCGGCACCACCGGCCGCCCCCCGCTGGGCCGCGCCGAGGTGTCCCTGACCATCGACAACTCCGACGGGGCGCTGCCCATCGAGTACGCCGAGGTCACCATCACGCGGATCATGTTCCGCAACGGCGGCAGCGAGTACCAGATCAACGGCGACACCTGCCGCCTCCTCGACATCCAGGAGCTCCTCTCCGACTCCGGTATCGGCCGCGAGATGCACGTCATCGTCGGCCAGGGCCAGCTCGACTCCGTGCTGCACGCCGATCCGATGGGCCGCCGCGCCTTCATCGAGGAGGCGGCCGGCGTCCTCAAGCACCGCAAGCGCAAGGAGAAAGCGCTCCGCAAGCTGGACGCGATGCAGGCCAACCTCGCGCGCGTGCAGGACCTCACCGAGGAGCTCCGCCGCCAGCTCAAGCCCCTCGGCCGCCAGGCCGCCGTCGCCCGCCGGGCCGCCGTCATCCAGGCCGACCTGCGCGACGCCCGACTGCGCCTGCTCGCCGACGATCTCGTACGGCTGCGGGAGGCGCTGAACGCCGAGGTCGCCGACGAGGCCGCGCTCAAGGCCCGCAAAGAGGCCGCCGAGCAGGAGCTGAGGAAGGCGCTCCAGCGCGAGGCGCTCCTGGAGGACGAGGTGCGCCGGCTCGCCCCGCGCCTCCAGCGGGCCCAGCAGACCTGGTACGAACTGTCCCAGCTCGCCGAGCGCGTACGCGGCACGATCTCGCTGGCCGACGCCCGGGTGAAGAGCGCGACCTCCGCGCCGCCCGAGGAGCGCCGGGGCCGCGACCCCGAGGACATGGAGCGGGAGGCCGCCCGGATCCGCGAGCAGGAGGCGGAGCTGGAGGCGGCCCTCGAGGCGGCCGAACGCGCCCTGGAGAACACGGTCGAGCACCGCGCCGAACTGGAGCGCGAGCTCGCCGTCGAGGAGCGCCGTCTGAAGGACGTCGCCCGCGCCATCGCCGACCGCCGTGAAGGTCTCGCCCGGCTGAACGGCCAGGTCAACGCGGCCCGCTCACGCGCCGCCTCCGCGCAGGCCGAGATCGACCGGCTGGCCGCCGCCCGCGACGAGGCGCAGGAGCGGGCCGTCGCCGCCCAGGAGGAGTACGAGGCCCTGAAGGCCGAGGTCGACGGCCTGGACGCCGGTGACGCCGAACTCGGCGAGCGGCACGAGACGGCCAAGCGGCAGCTCGCCGAGGCGGAGGCCGCGCTGACCGCCGCCCGCGAGGCCGCCACCGCCGCCGAACGCCGACGCGCCGCGACCCAGGCCCGCCACGAGGCCCTGGCCATGGGTCTGCGCCGCAAGGACGGCACCGGTGCCCTGCTGGGGGCGCGGGACCGCCTGACCGGTCTGCTCGGACCGGCGGCGGAACTGCTGACCGTGGCACCGGGACACGAGGTGGCGCTCGCCGCCGCGTTCGGGTCAGCGGCGGACGCGGTCGCGGTGACGTCCCCGGCGGCCGCCGCCGAGGCCATCCGGCTGCTGCGCAAGCAGGACGCCGGCCGCGCCTCGCTCCTGCCCGCCGGCGCCCCGGCGCCAGACCCGACTTCGGGTCCGGCTCCCGCGGGCCGGTACGCAGCCGACCTGGTCACCGGTCCCGCCGAGCTCATGCCCGCCGTACGACGCCTGCTGCGCGCGATCGTGGTCGTCGGCACCCTGGAGGACGCCGAGGACCTGGTCTACGCCCACCCCGAGCTGACCGCGGTCACCGCCGAGGGCGATCTCCTCGGCGCCCACTTCGCGCACGGCGGCTCCGCCGGCGCGCCCAGTCTGCTGGAGGTGCAGGCCTCCGTCGACGAGGCCGCCGCCGAGCTGGACGAGCTGGCCGTACGGTGCGAGGAACTGACCGAGGCGCAGCACGCGGCCGCCGAACGGCGGCGGGAGTGCGCTGCGCTCGTCGAGGAGCTGGGGGAGCGGCGCCGGGCCGCCGACCGGGAGAAGTCCGCCGTCGCCCAGCAGCTCGGCCGGCTCGCCGGGCAGGCGCGCGGTGCCGCCGGGGAGGCCGAGCGGTCCGCGGCCGCCGCCGCCCGCGCCCAGGAGGCGCTCGACAAGGCGCTCCAGGAGGTCGAGGAGCTGGCGGAACGGCTCGCCGTCGCCGAGGAGATGCCGGTCGAGGAGGAACCGGACACCTCCGTGCGCGACCGGCTCGCCGCCGACGGCGCCAACGCGCGGCAGACCGAGATGGAGGCCCGCCTCCAGGTCCGTACGCACGAGGAACGGGTCAAGGGACTCGCCGGGCGGGCCGACTCGCTGGACCGGGCCGCCCGCGCCGAACGCGAGGCACGCGCGCGTGCCGAACAGCGACGGGCGCGGCTGCGGCACGAGGCGGCCGTCGCCGAGGCCGTCGCGTCCGGCGCCCGGCAGCTCCTCGCCCATGTCGAGGTCTCGCTGGGCCGCGCCGAGCAGGAGCGCGCCGCCGCCGAGGCCGCGAAGGCCCGCCGCGAGCAGGAGCTGGCGGCCGCCCGCACCGAGGGCCGCGATCTGAAGGCGGAGCTGGACAATCTCACCGACTCCGTGCACCGCGGCGAGGTCCTGGGCGCCGAGAAGCGGCTGCGGATCGAGCAGCTGGAGACCAAGGCCCTGGAGGAGCTGGGCGTGGAGCCGGCGGGGCTGGTCTCCGAGTACGGCCCCGACCAGCTCGTACCGCCGTCGCTGCCCGCCGAGGGGGAGCAGCTCCCGGAGGACCCCGACCATCCGCGCAACCGGCCCAAGCCGTTCGTGCGGGCCGAGCAGGAGAAGCGGCTGAAGTCCGCCGAGCGGGCCTACCAGCAGCTCGGCAAGGTCAACCCGCTCGCGTTGGAGGAGTTCGCGGCGCTGGAGGAGCGGCACCAGTTCCTCAGCGAGCAGCTGGAGGACCTGCGCAAGACCCGCGCCGATCTGCTCCAGGTGGTCAAGGAGGTCGACGAGCGCGTCGAGCAGGTCTTCACCGAGGCGTACCGGGACACCGCACGCGAGTTCGAGGGCGTCTTCAGCCGGCTCTTCCCGGGCGGTGAGGGACGGCTGGTCCTGACCGACCCCGACAACATGCTCACCACCGGTGTGGACGTCGAGGCCCGCCCGCCCGGCAAGAAGGTCAAGCGTCTGTCCCTGCTCTCCGGCGGTGAGCGCTCGCTGACGGCGGTCGCCCTGCTGGTGTCGATCTTCAAGGCCCGGCCGAGCCCGTTCTACGTCATGGACGAGGTCGAGGCCGCCCTCGACGACACCAACCTCCAGCGGCTCATCCGGATCATGCAGGAGCTGCAGGAGGCCTCCCAGCTCATCGTGATCACGCACCAGAAGCGCACGATGGAGGTCGCCGACGCCCTGTACGGCGTCTCCATGCAGGGCGACGGTGTGTCGAAGGTCATCAGCCAGCGGCTGCGCTGA
- a CDS encoding sugar porter family MFS transporter — protein MTSTAQAQPAGARTAHPEHLGHVVFITAAAAMGGFLFGYDSSVINGANGGIQARFDLSSGVTGTVAASALLGSALGAAIAGRIADRIGRIRVMQIAAVLFAVSAVGSALPFAAWDLAAWRVLGGIAIGMASVIGPAYIAEVAPPAYRGRLASFQQAAIVIGIAVSQLVNWAILNLADGAERGQVAGLEAWQWMLGVMLVPALVYGLLSFAIPESPRYLISVGRTADAKKVLADVEGDIDLDARVAEIDDAMRSDHKSTFRDLLGGRFGLLPIVWIGIGLSVFQQLVGINVIFYYSNLLWQSVGVDPSSSFFYSFETSIINILGTVIAMIFVDRIGRKPLALIGSIGMGISLAAAAWAFSFQHGNDPLPTAQGYVALIAANAFVLFFALSWGVVVWVMLGEVFPNKIRAAALGVAASAQWIANWLITITFPDLAEWNLSLTYVMYAVFAFLSIPFILKFVPETKGKKLEEMG, from the coding sequence GTGACCAGCACAGCGCAGGCGCAGCCAGCAGGAGCCAGGACGGCTCACCCCGAGCATCTCGGGCACGTCGTCTTCATCACGGCGGCGGCCGCCATGGGCGGCTTCCTCTTCGGCTACGACAGCTCCGTCATCAACGGCGCCAACGGCGGTATCCAGGCCCGCTTCGACCTCAGCTCCGGTGTCACCGGAACCGTCGCCGCCAGCGCCCTGCTCGGCAGCGCCCTGGGTGCCGCGATCGCCGGCCGCATAGCCGACCGCATCGGCCGTATCCGCGTCATGCAGATCGCGGCGGTGCTGTTCGCCGTGAGCGCCGTCGGATCCGCGCTGCCCTTCGCCGCCTGGGACCTCGCCGCCTGGCGCGTCCTCGGCGGCATCGCCATCGGCATGGCCTCCGTCATCGGCCCGGCCTACATCGCCGAGGTCGCCCCGCCCGCCTACCGCGGCCGGCTCGCCTCGTTCCAGCAGGCCGCCATCGTCATCGGCATCGCGGTCTCCCAGCTCGTCAACTGGGCCATCCTCAACCTCGCCGACGGCGCCGAGCGCGGCCAGGTCGCGGGCCTCGAGGCCTGGCAGTGGATGCTCGGCGTGATGCTGGTGCCCGCCCTCGTCTACGGGCTGCTCTCCTTCGCCATCCCCGAGTCCCCGCGCTACCTGATCAGCGTCGGCCGCACCGCCGACGCCAAGAAGGTCCTCGCCGACGTCGAGGGCGACATCGACCTGGACGCCCGCGTCGCCGAGATCGACGACGCCATGCGCAGCGACCACAAGTCCACGTTCCGGGACCTGCTGGGCGGCCGCTTCGGCCTGCTGCCGATCGTGTGGATCGGTATCGGCCTGTCCGTCTTCCAGCAGCTGGTCGGCATCAACGTCATCTTCTACTACTCGAACCTGCTGTGGCAGTCCGTCGGCGTCGACCCGTCGAGCTCGTTCTTCTACTCGTTCGAGACCTCGATCATCAACATCCTCGGCACCGTGATCGCGATGATCTTCGTCGACCGTATCGGCCGCAAGCCGCTCGCGCTCATCGGCTCCATCGGTATGGGCATCTCCCTCGCCGCGGCCGCCTGGGCCTTCTCCTTCCAGCACGGCAACGACCCGCTGCCCACCGCGCAGGGCTATGTGGCGCTCATCGCCGCCAACGCCTTCGTGCTGTTCTTCGCCCTGTCCTGGGGCGTGGTCGTCTGGGTCATGCTCGGCGAGGTCTTCCCGAACAAGATCCGCGCCGCCGCCCTGGGCGTGGCCGCCTCGGCCCAGTGGATCGCCAACTGGCTGATCACGATCACCTTCCCGGACCTGGCGGAGTGGAACCTGTCGCTCACCTACGTCATGTACGCGGTGTTCGCCTTCCTCTCCATCCCCTTCATCCTCAAGTTCGTGCCCGAGACCAAGGGCAAGAAGCTGGAGGAGATGGGCTGA